In Juglans regia cultivar Chandler chromosome 13, Walnut 2.0, whole genome shotgun sequence, the following proteins share a genomic window:
- the LOC108988787 gene encoding probable serine/threonine-protein kinase PBL3: MGNCLDSSAKVDTAISGSGVSKNYSKNSRSSAPSSLTIPSFSENSNASSLPTPRSEGEILSSSNVKPFSFNELRNATRNFRPDSLLGEGGFGYVFKGWIDEHTLSAAKPGSGMVVAVKKLKCEGFQGHKEWLTEVNYLGLLHHPNLVKLIGYCLEGENRLLVYEFMPKGSLENHLFRRGPQPLSWAIRMKVAIGAAKGLCFLHEAKSQVIYRDFKASNILLDAEFNAKVSDFGLAKAGPTGDRTHVSTQVMGTHGYAAPEYVATGRLTAKSDVYSFGVVLLELLTGRRAVDKTKVGVEQNLVDWAKPYLGDKRKLFRIMDTKLEGQYPQKGAYTAATLALQCLSIDAKVRPRMAEVLATLEQLEGPKTPGRLSQSEQQRDAPIRRSPMRQHCSPRNLTPGASPLPSHRQLPRVR, from the exons GATCGGGAGTCTCAAAAAATTACAGCAAAAACAGTCGTTCATCAGCTCCTTCCAGCCTGACCATTCCATCTTTCAGTGAAAACAGCAATGCTTCAAGTCTTCCTACTCCTAGGTCTGAAGGTGAAATATTATCCTCTTCAAATGTGAAACCCTTCTCGTTCAATGAGCTAAGGAATGCCACCAGAAATTTCCGCCCCGATAGTCTTCTTGGTGAGGGTGGATTTGGTTATGTTTTTAAAGGATGGATTGATGAACACACGCTTTCAGCCGCAAAGCCTGGATCTGGAATGGTTGTTGCTGTCAAAAAGCTTAAATGTGAGGGTTTCCAAGGCCACAAGGAGTGGTTG ACTGAAGTTAATTATCTTGGCCTACTTCATCATCCAAATTTGGTTAAGCTAATTGGGTACTGCCTGGAGGGCGAGAATCGGCTTTTGGTCTATGAGTTCATGCCTAAAGGGAGCTTAGAGAATCATCTGTTTAGAA GAGGGCCACAACCACTTTCTTGGGCAATAAGGATGAAGGTGGCAATAGGTGCTGCTAAAGGGCTCTGTTTTCTTCATGAGGCAAAGTCACAAGTCATCTATCGTGATTTCAAGGCTTCGAATATCCTATTAGATGCg GAATTCAATGCCAAGGTTTCTGATTTTGGTTTGGCTAAGGCGGGCCCAACTGGTGATAGGACTCATGTATCTACTCAAGTCATGGGTACTCATGGCTATGCTGCACCTGAATATGTTGCTACAG GTCGGCTGACGGCAAAAAGTGATGTCTACAGCTTTGGGGTTGTGTTGTTGGAATTGTTGACAGGCCGACGTGCTGTTGACAAGACCAAAGTTGGTGTTGAGCAGAATTTGGTAGACTGGGCAAAACCATATTTGGGTGACAAGCGAAAATTGTTCCGCATTATGGACACCAAGTTAGAAGGCCAGTACCCCCAGAAAGGAGCCTATACGGCTGCCACCCTTGCCTTACAGTGCTTAAGCATTGATGCGAAAGTGAGGCCTCGAATGGCTGAGGTATTAGCTACACTGGAACAGCTTGAAGGCCCCAAAACTCCAGGTAGACTCTCCCAGTCAGAGCAGCAAAGAGATGCGCCCATCCGAAGATCCCCGATGCGACAACATTGTTCTCCTCGAAATCTAACGCCTGGTGCATCTCCATTGCCATCCCACCGGCAACTTCCTCGAGTACGCTAA